Proteins encoded together in one Deinococcus hopiensis KR-140 window:
- a CDS encoding dTDP-4-dehydrorhamnose 3,5-epimerase family protein has translation MTDMPATQAQHRIQLAPAFTQALKFEAYPASPQIEGVWTQALRKNRSENGAFMEYLRLDEQGVQQLPGQLVPRQISVSWAAPSRINAFHIHVKEEQNEIWCVISGQLTVWLVDCRAGSPTLGVQRKLVLSGEQPTMVHIPSGVAHGYQAGDAGATLIYTMDAQFNLADPNEGRLPWNFFGEALWAEDRG, from the coding sequence ATGACTGATATGCCGGCCACACAGGCGCAACACCGCATCCAACTCGCCCCAGCCTTTACCCAGGCCCTGAAGTTCGAGGCTTATCCCGCCTCGCCCCAGATTGAAGGGGTCTGGACACAGGCGCTCCGCAAGAATCGCAGCGAGAATGGCGCATTTATGGAGTACCTGCGCCTGGATGAGCAGGGCGTGCAGCAGTTGCCGGGGCAGCTTGTTCCGCGGCAGATCAGCGTGTCCTGGGCAGCACCGAGCCGCATCAACGCCTTCCACATTCACGTGAAGGAAGAGCAGAACGAAATCTGGTGTGTGATCAGCGGTCAGCTGACCGTCTGGTTGGTCGATTGCCGAGCGGGCAGTCCGACGCTGGGGGTGCAGCGCAAGCTGGTGCTGAGCGGTGAGCAGCCTACGATGGTGCATATTCCGAGCGGTGTGGCCCACGGCTACCAAGCGGGTGACGCTGGGGCCACCCTGATCTACACCATGGACGCCCAGTTCAACCTCGCCGATCCCAACGAGGGCCGCTTGCCCTGGAACTTCTTCGGCGAGGCCCTGTGGGCGGAGGACCGCGGGTGA
- a CDS encoding SDR family oxidoreductase: MKILLTRGGGRLGTELRALLPGIVAPSSAEMDVTNAAQVLAVAERERPDVVVHAAAYTNVGGAERERDACWRVNVVGTRHVAAAADAVGAKLVHISTDYVFGGERGNYGEEDTPGPVVNYYALTKLVAEEAARAAKRFLILRTSFRPREFAYPVAFSDVFTSQDYVDIIAPEIALVVQHAREVGEPVLHIVTERKSVYELARRRKPDVQEGTRAQAGVTLPGDVSLNTDRWQVLRQELLSRS, translated from the coding sequence GTGAAGATCCTGCTGACCCGGGGGGGTGGGCGGTTGGGCACCGAGTTGCGCGCCCTGCTGCCCGGGATTGTCGCTCCGTCCTCGGCGGAGATGGACGTGACAAACGCGGCGCAGGTCCTGGCGGTGGCCGAGCGGGAACGCCCGGACGTGGTGGTCCACGCAGCGGCCTACACCAACGTGGGGGGGGCCGAACGCGAGCGGGACGCCTGCTGGCGCGTCAATGTGGTGGGCACCCGCCACGTGGCGGCGGCGGCGGACGCGGTAGGCGCGAAGCTGGTTCACATCAGCACCGATTACGTCTTTGGCGGTGAGCGCGGCAATTACGGGGAAGAGGACACGCCGGGTCCGGTGGTCAACTACTACGCCCTGACCAAGCTGGTGGCTGAGGAAGCCGCTCGCGCGGCCAAGCGTTTCCTCATCCTACGGACCAGCTTTCGCCCCAGAGAATTTGCCTATCCTGTGGCGTTCAGCGACGTGTTCACCAGTCAGGACTACGTGGACATCATCGCGCCAGAGATCGCCCTGGTCGTTCAGCACGCTCGAGAAGTCGGGGAGCCGGTGCTGCACATCGTCACCGAGCGCAAAAGCGTATACGAGCTGGCACGCCGCCGCAAGCCCGACGTACAGGAAGGGACACGGGCGCAGGCTGGGGTGACCCTGCCCGGCGACGTGAGTCTGAATACGGACCGGTGGCAGGTCCTGCGGCAGGAACTGCTGTCCAGGAGCTGA
- a CDS encoding O-antigen ligase family protein, translating to MSSSPDAPSFTPPRWVSWFLAIIPVFPALYAAALGSLPLLRFLPLRARQVLFFFAATQLIAALFTPRPLLSLGLAAARTLVIFAMIGAGAYLRDSRNLRPLLWGQLAVCVTAWVYTLSTQGLGGVQERLGHPYYFIVSLGLVAVVALWLIVFWQGSALWWRVPAVFFVVATFLATGSRGPLLALTVGSLAVLAFAGRQRRWWLLLPAIVGLGFASLTQGAELPILPVERLLNDQTTGRNYIWRDAIQAWQTSPIGGVGVYQGGERLTFLLKDGCLLTPTLERNGVACPASLVRWSSLWLTAHNAWLQWLLETGVLGLAGLALVVGYALWWSAHLRDALTVAILYGFTAINMVDVVIALPSQHFAELWWVAVGLTLAGIKVKAPP from the coding sequence GTGAGTTCTTCCCCAGACGCTCCCTCCTTCACACCGCCGCGCTGGGTCAGCTGGTTTCTCGCCATCATTCCCGTATTTCCGGCGCTTTACGCCGCCGCTCTCGGCAGCCTTCCGCTGCTGCGCTTCCTGCCACTGCGGGCACGGCAGGTGCTGTTTTTCTTCGCGGCGACGCAGCTGATCGCCGCCCTCTTCACGCCACGCCCCCTGCTGTCCCTGGGCTTGGCTGCGGCGCGGACGCTGGTGATCTTCGCCATGATCGGAGCGGGCGCCTACCTGCGTGACAGCCGCAACCTCCGCCCCCTGCTCTGGGGACAGCTGGCCGTCTGTGTGACCGCCTGGGTGTACACGCTGAGCACCCAGGGGCTGGGCGGGGTACAGGAACGGCTGGGCCATCCCTACTACTTCATCGTGTCTCTTGGGCTCGTGGCGGTGGTGGCGCTGTGGCTGATCGTCTTCTGGCAGGGAAGCGCGCTGTGGTGGCGCGTTCCCGCCGTGTTCTTCGTTGTGGCGACTTTCCTGGCCACGGGGAGCCGGGGACCCCTGCTCGCCCTGACCGTGGGGAGCCTGGCGGTCTTGGCCTTCGCTGGCCGGCAGCGGCGCTGGTGGCTCCTGCTGCCGGCCATCGTCGGCCTGGGCTTCGCCAGCCTGACCCAGGGCGCCGAGCTGCCCATCCTCCCGGTGGAACGCCTGCTCAACGATCAGACCACGGGGCGGAACTACATCTGGCGGGACGCCATTCAGGCCTGGCAGACCTCTCCCATCGGTGGAGTGGGCGTTTACCAGGGGGGAGAACGGCTGACCTTTCTCCTCAAAGACGGCTGCCTGCTCACCCCGACGTTGGAACGCAACGGCGTCGCCTGCCCCGCCTCCCTGGTCCGCTGGAGCAGCCTTTGGTTGACTGCCCACAACGCCTGGCTGCAGTGGTTACTTGAAACCGGAGTTCTCGGTCTGGCTGGCCTGGCCCTGGTGGTGGGCTACGCCCTGTGGTGGTCAGCCCACCTGAGAGACGCGCTGACCGTGGCCATCTTGTACGGATTTACAGCCATCAATATGGTCGACGTGGTGATTGCCCTTCCCAGTCAACATTTTGCTGAACTGTGGTGGGTGGCCGTCGGCCTGACTCTCGCAGGAATCAAGGTGAAGGCCCCCCCATGA
- a CDS encoding phosphoglucomutase/phosphomannomutase family protein: protein MPIKFGTDGWRDIIAEDFTYENVMRVARAHAQALRATGGTSVVVGFDTRFQGAGFARVVAEALAETGLNVLLASEYLPTPALSFAVVHRGAAGGVMLTASHNPPQYSGYKIKGAYGGSATPALVAEVERALREPQPHNGPPGSIRSFDIREAYYAQLDRQLNLAALRAYEGHVVHDAMGGAACGWLTGYAQHAGLRAQVTELHGRPDPMFYGVNPEPIPQNLGELMGVMAGETGTALGVVTDGDADRVGAVTAGGRFFNSHQIFAVLIRHLHGRGLRGRVVKTVSGSRVIELLAGHLGLELLETPVGFKYITDAFLEGQADDAKAVLIGGEESGGLSSRGHIPERDGLLNSLLMLEAVAASGKSLDTLFAEIEAEVGFRHEYDRADLHLSPGFDKEALMREVQTYTDVAGHPVEGKKTIDGVKLLLSGGASAMFRASGTEPVVRVYVEAQTPGDVQAILGEATRRVLALDPGQRA from the coding sequence ATGCCCATTAAATTCGGAACAGACGGCTGGCGCGACATCATCGCGGAGGACTTCACGTACGAGAACGTGATGCGGGTGGCCCGTGCACATGCCCAGGCGCTGCGCGCCACGGGTGGAACGTCGGTCGTCGTGGGCTTCGACACCCGCTTTCAGGGAGCTGGCTTCGCCCGCGTGGTGGCGGAGGCACTGGCCGAAACTGGGCTGAACGTGCTTCTGGCAAGTGAATATCTGCCCACGCCCGCTCTGTCCTTTGCGGTGGTTCACCGAGGCGCGGCGGGGGGCGTGATGCTTACCGCCAGCCACAATCCACCCCAGTACAGCGGCTACAAGATCAAGGGGGCGTATGGAGGCAGCGCAACGCCCGCCCTCGTGGCCGAGGTGGAGCGGGCGTTGCGGGAGCCTCAGCCGCATAACGGCCCGCCTGGGTCCATTCGGTCCTTTGATATTCGGGAAGCGTATTACGCCCAGCTGGACCGCCAGCTTAATCTGGCTGCCCTGCGGGCCTACGAAGGTCACGTGGTCCACGACGCGATGGGTGGGGCAGCGTGCGGTTGGCTGACGGGGTACGCGCAGCACGCGGGGCTGAGGGCCCAGGTTACCGAGTTGCATGGTCGGCCGGACCCCATGTTCTACGGCGTCAACCCCGAACCCATCCCCCAGAACCTGGGCGAATTGATGGGCGTCATGGCGGGCGAGACGGGCACGGCGCTGGGTGTCGTCACCGACGGCGACGCAGACCGGGTAGGGGCTGTTACGGCGGGGGGCAGGTTCTTCAACAGCCACCAGATTTTCGCGGTCCTGATCCGCCACCTGCATGGACGGGGGCTGCGGGGGCGCGTGGTCAAGACCGTCTCTGGCAGCCGGGTGATCGAGCTGCTGGCGGGGCATCTGGGCCTGGAACTGCTGGAGACGCCCGTGGGCTTCAAGTACATCACCGACGCCTTCCTGGAGGGGCAGGCGGACGACGCCAAGGCAGTGCTGATCGGCGGTGAGGAATCGGGCGGCCTGTCCTCACGCGGACACATCCCCGAGCGTGACGGCCTGCTGAACAGTCTGCTGATGTTGGAGGCGGTAGCGGCAAGCGGCAAGAGCCTGGACACACTGTTCGCTGAGATTGAGGCCGAGGTGGGCTTCCGCCACGAGTACGACCGGGCAGACCTGCACCTCAGCCCTGGCTTCGATAAGGAAGCGCTGATGCGTGAGGTTCAGACCTACACCGATGTTGCGGGGCATCCGGTGGAAGGCAAAAAGACCATCGACGGCGTGAAGCTGCTGCTCTCGGGCGGAGCTTCCGCGATGTTCCGTGCCTCGGGCACGGAGCCCGTAGTGCGCGTGTACGTGGAGGCCCAGACGCCAGGTGACGTGCAGGCGATTCTGGGCGAAGCGACGCGGCGGGTGCTGGCGCTGGACCCCGGACAGCGTGCCTAA
- the lpdA gene encoding dihydrolipoyl dehydrogenase has product MDAYDVVVIGGGPAGYVAAIRAAQLGFKTACVDAFERGGKASLGGTCLNVGCIPSKAMLDSSERFEMINHEAAEHGIQVDGARVDLTKMLGRKEAVVDKLTGGVAFLFRKNKVTSIHGLGRLVRQDGEGWIVDAAGTEVRAKNVVVATGSSPRELPLAPFGGHIVENSGALAFEQVPARLGVIGAGVIGVELGSVWRRLGAQVTILEALPGFLMAADDAVSKEALKQFQKQGLEFHFGVQIKDVKQDEAGVTVIYEEKGSDVTAQFDKLIVSIGRVPHTKGLGAEAVGLELDERGFVKVDGHYRTNLPGLYAIGDVVGGAMLAHKAEEEGVAVAELLAGQAGHVNYDVVPWVIYTSPEIAWAGLTEKQAKDKGFKVKAGQFPFSANGRALGHGDPRGFVKVVADAETDKILGVHMIGPNVSELIGETVAIMEFGGSAEDLARTVHAHPTLSEVVKEAALAADKRALHM; this is encoded by the coding sequence ATGGACGCATACGACGTAGTGGTGATTGGCGGCGGCCCGGCAGGCTACGTGGCCGCGATTCGCGCCGCACAGCTGGGCTTCAAGACGGCCTGCGTGGACGCTTTCGAGCGGGGCGGCAAAGCTTCGCTGGGCGGCACCTGCCTCAATGTGGGCTGCATTCCCTCCAAGGCGATGCTCGATTCGAGCGAACGCTTCGAGATGATCAACCACGAGGCGGCCGAACACGGCATCCAGGTAGACGGCGCGCGGGTGGACCTCACGAAAATGCTGGGCCGCAAGGAAGCCGTGGTGGACAAGCTGACCGGCGGCGTGGCCTTCCTGTTTCGCAAGAACAAGGTCACCAGCATTCACGGTTTGGGCCGCCTGGTGCGGCAGGACGGAGAGGGCTGGATCGTGGACGCGGCCGGAACTGAGGTGCGGGCAAAGAACGTGGTTGTGGCGACGGGCAGCAGCCCCCGCGAACTGCCCCTCGCCCCCTTCGGTGGGCACATCGTGGAAAACAGCGGCGCTCTTGCCTTCGAGCAGGTGCCCGCACGCCTCGGCGTGATCGGCGCGGGCGTGATCGGTGTGGAACTGGGCAGCGTCTGGCGTCGCCTCGGCGCGCAGGTCACGATTCTCGAAGCCCTCCCCGGTTTCCTGATGGCTGCCGACGACGCTGTCAGCAAGGAAGCCCTGAAGCAATTCCAGAAGCAGGGCCTGGAGTTCCACTTCGGCGTCCAGATCAAGGATGTGAAGCAGGACGAAGCGGGCGTCACCGTCATCTATGAGGAAAAGGGAAGTGACGTAACCGCGCAGTTCGACAAGCTCATCGTCTCCATCGGCCGCGTGCCCCACACCAAGGGTCTGGGGGCCGAGGCGGTTGGTTTGGAACTGGACGAGCGCGGCTTCGTGAAGGTGGACGGGCACTACCGCACCAACCTTCCCGGCCTTTATGCCATCGGCGACGTGGTGGGCGGCGCGATGCTGGCGCACAAGGCGGAAGAAGAAGGCGTGGCCGTGGCCGAACTCCTCGCGGGGCAGGCCGGACACGTCAACTACGACGTGGTGCCCTGGGTGATCTACACCTCGCCTGAAATCGCCTGGGCGGGTCTGACGGAAAAGCAGGCCAAGGACAAGGGCTTCAAGGTCAAGGCCGGACAGTTCCCCTTCAGCGCCAACGGGCGCGCGCTGGGCCACGGTGATCCACGCGGCTTCGTGAAGGTGGTCGCCGACGCCGAGACCGACAAGATTCTGGGCGTCCACATGATCGGTCCCAACGTCTCTGAACTCATCGGCGAGACGGTGGCGATTATGGAGTTCGGCGGAAGCGCCGAAGACCTCGCCCGCACCGTCCACGCCCACCCCACCCTCAGCGAAGTGGTGAAGGAAGCGGCGCTGGCCGCGGACAAGCGCGCGCTGCACATGTAG
- a CDS encoding pseudouridine-5'-phosphate glycosidase: MTIRPEIAHHLDLHPEVAAALDAGRPVVALESTIISHGMPYPQNVEMANGVENVVRENGATPATIAVLGGRLKVGLTPDELELLATDKAVQKISTRDLPVTVALGGHGATTVASTMRIASLAGIRVFATGGTGGVHRGAGQTMDISADLTELARTDVCVVSAGVKSILDIGLTLEVLETQGVPAITLGSGEFPAFYSRSSGFASPLSVTTEAEAARVLHAKWTLGLSGGVLLANPIPAEAEIPAAEITPHIEQALKDMDALGLTGKETTPYLLGRLVQITEGRSLAANIALVRHNAAVAARVAEAFAQLATAPA, encoded by the coding sequence ATGACCATCCGCCCCGAAATTGCCCATCACCTGGACCTTCACCCCGAAGTCGCCGCGGCCCTCGACGCGGGCCGGCCCGTCGTGGCCCTGGAAAGCACCATCATCAGCCACGGCATGCCGTACCCGCAGAACGTGGAAATGGCAAACGGCGTCGAGAACGTTGTCCGCGAGAATGGGGCCACCCCCGCCACCATCGCTGTGCTGGGCGGCCGCCTGAAGGTGGGCCTCACGCCAGATGAACTCGAGCTCCTCGCCACCGATAAGGCTGTTCAGAAGATCAGCACCCGCGACCTCCCCGTGACTGTGGCCCTCGGCGGACACGGAGCCACCACCGTCGCCTCCACCATGCGGATCGCCTCTCTCGCGGGCATTCGCGTCTTTGCCACCGGTGGTACAGGCGGCGTTCACCGGGGCGCTGGCCAGACGATGGACATCAGCGCGGACCTCACCGAACTCGCCCGCACAGACGTGTGCGTGGTCAGCGCGGGCGTCAAGAGCATCCTCGACATCGGCCTGACGCTGGAGGTGCTCGAAACCCAAGGCGTGCCCGCCATCACGCTGGGCAGCGGGGAATTCCCCGCCTTCTACTCGCGCTCAAGCGGTTTTGCCTCTCCCCTGTCCGTCACCACCGAGGCCGAAGCCGCCCGCGTGCTGCACGCAAAGTGGACGCTGGGCCTGTCCGGCGGCGTGCTGCTCGCCAATCCCATCCCCGCCGAGGCCGAGATTCCCGCCGCCGAGATCACGCCCCATATTGAGCAGGCGCTGAAGGACATGGACGCGCTGGGCCTGACAGGCAAGGAAACCACGCCCTACCTGCTGGGCCGCCTCGTGCAGATTACGGAGGGCCGCAGCCTCGCGGCGAACATCGCCCTCGTGCGCCACAACGCGGCCGTGGCAGCGCGGGTGGCGGAGGCTTTTGCACAACTGGCAACAGCGCCGGCCTGA
- a CDS encoding carbohydrate kinase codes for MLLTERERALLALIREFPLSPPEELARRLGTSRAAVNVHVSSLTRKGALLGRGYVVAPEESRRVVVIGGANLDIKARTLAAAIPGTSNPGQATQAPGGVARNIAENLARLGVQAQLIAAIGRDPPGDLLLRGTEAAGVDVRAMLRANVPTGTYTAVLDHAGELVIAVAAMEVMDALTPAALNERRSVLRGAAWVVADGNLGTETLTHLLTLCREANVPVVFEPVSVPKAARLLRALSRGLAPHTVTPNVAELAALLGREVADTAEALGEAANELHARGIETVWIRRGERGSLLSTLEGVTEIPALPAQVLDVTGAGDAMLAAYLAALLSGAPAPEAARHGHAAAALTVESTHAVSPSLTLVAVQARLE; via the coding sequence ATGCTCCTGACCGAACGCGAGCGCGCCCTCCTCGCTCTTATTCGTGAATTCCCCCTCAGCCCCCCCGAAGAACTCGCCCGCCGCCTGGGCACCTCCCGCGCCGCCGTCAACGTGCATGTCAGCAGTCTGACCCGCAAGGGAGCCTTGCTGGGGCGGGGCTACGTCGTGGCTCCTGAGGAAAGCCGCCGGGTGGTGGTGATTGGCGGCGCGAACCTCGACATCAAGGCGCGCACGCTGGCCGCCGCCATTCCCGGTACCAGCAATCCTGGGCAGGCGACGCAGGCGCCGGGCGGCGTCGCCCGCAATATTGCGGAGAACCTGGCACGGCTGGGGGTGCAGGCGCAACTCATCGCTGCCATCGGGCGCGATCCTCCCGGTGATCTGCTGCTGCGCGGTACGGAAGCGGCGGGCGTGGACGTGCGGGCAATGCTGCGCGCGAACGTTCCTACCGGCACGTACACGGCGGTGCTGGACCACGCGGGTGAACTCGTGATTGCGGTGGCCGCGATGGAGGTGATGGACGCCCTCACGCCCGCCGCGCTGAACGAACGCCGAAGCGTGCTCAGAGGTGCGGCCTGGGTCGTGGCCGATGGCAACCTGGGCACAGAAACGCTGACGCACCTGCTGACCCTTTGCCGGGAGGCGAACGTGCCCGTGGTGTTTGAGCCTGTGAGTGTGCCCAAAGCCGCGCGCCTCCTGCGCGCACTTTCGCGTGGGCTGGCCCCACACACCGTCACCCCCAACGTGGCGGAACTTGCCGCACTTTTGGGGCGGGAAGTGGCAGATACGGCGGAGGCGCTGGGGGAAGCGGCGAATGAACTTCACGCGCGGGGCATCGAGACCGTCTGGATTCGCCGGGGTGAGCGCGGCAGCCTGCTGTCCACCCTGGAAGGCGTGACCGAAATCCCGGCCCTTCCCGCCCAGGTCCTGGACGTAACGGGCGCAGGCGACGCGATGCTCGCCGCCTACCTCGCCGCGCTGCTGAGCGGAGCTCCCGCTCCCGAAGCGGCCCGCCACGGCCACGCCGCCGCTGCCCTCACTGTTGAAAGTACGCACGCCGTCTCCCCCAGCCTCACGCTCGTGGCAGTGCAGGCCAGGCTGGAGTAG
- a CDS encoding HpcH/HpaI aldolase/citrate lyase family protein, giving the protein MSVKPLRSVLYVPGDKPRAIDKSRTLGADAVVLDLEDAVAPEHKDAARENVRGALANRWPCPVFVRVNGLGTPWEHADREMALLTGVDGLVLPKVEDARTVGALHLRVPLWPMIETPLGALHAAEIAGVPGVAGLIVGANDLARALRTRPHPERLPLLHALSAVVLAARAYGKVPLDAVYNDVRDPEGFDRECRQGRTLGFAGKTVIHPSQVEAANRAFGVTAAEVETARALLQAWNQARAEGKSVATHGGALVEQMHADEAAEVLALWTQGTAG; this is encoded by the coding sequence ATGAGCGTTAAGCCGCTGCGCTCGGTGCTGTACGTCCCGGGCGACAAGCCGCGCGCGATCGACAAGTCCCGGACACTGGGGGCCGACGCCGTGGTTCTGGACCTCGAAGATGCCGTCGCCCCCGAACACAAGGACGCAGCGCGCGAGAACGTACGGGGCGCGCTGGCAAACCGCTGGCCCTGCCCCGTCTTCGTACGGGTCAATGGCCTGGGCACGCCCTGGGAACACGCGGACCGCGAGATGGCCCTGCTTACCGGAGTGGACGGCCTGGTCCTGCCCAAAGTGGAGGACGCCCGCACCGTGGGCGCGCTGCACCTGCGCGTGCCCCTGTGGCCCATGATCGAAACGCCCCTCGGCGCGCTACACGCCGCAGAGATCGCTGGGGTGCCTGGCGTTGCGGGACTGATCGTGGGGGCCAACGACCTCGCCCGCGCCTTACGGACCCGCCCCCACCCCGAGCGCCTGCCGTTGCTGCACGCCCTGTCGGCGGTGGTGCTGGCGGCCCGCGCCTACGGCAAAGTGCCCCTGGACGCCGTGTACAACGATGTACGTGACCCAGAAGGCTTCGATCGGGAGTGCAGGCAGGGCCGCACCCTGGGCTTTGCAGGCAAGACGGTGATTCACCCCTCCCAGGTGGAAGCGGCGAACCGGGCCTTCGGCGTGACCGCCGCCGAGGTGGAAACGGCCCGGGCGCTGCTGCAGGCCTGGAACCAGGCCCGTGCAGAGGGCAAAAGCGTCGCCACCCATGGGGGCGCACTTGTCGAGCAGATGCACGCGGACGAGGCCGCCGAGGTGCTCGCGCTGTGGACGCAGGGAACAGCAGGCTAA